The stretch of DNA CCCGCGAGGCCTACGCGCTCAAGCGCCGGATCACCGAGGCGATGCAGCGCCGGCAGGCGTTCTACGCGGGCGTCTCCACCGAGACCGCGAAGGCCGGGTCCTTCCCGGCGCAGGAGCGGGCGCAGAAGCTGCTCGACCGGTTCACCGGTCCGGTGCCCGGCAACGGCAAGGAGGAGCAGACCCGGAAGCAGGAGGCCGAGGGCTTCGCCCGCCGCGACCTGGTCAACACCTACGTCTGGACGGCCGACGGCGGCTTCTTCGCCGAGACCACCGCGACCACCGACGTGGTGACCGAGACCACCGCCGGCTCCTACCGCTTCCACGGCATGGCGGAGGCCAGCTTCGACACCAGCTTCAAGGTCTTCGGTATCGGCATCGGCTTCCAGCTGGACGGCGCGCTCGGCGGCGGGATCACCAGCACCCGGTCCAGGGCCAAGGAGGCGACCCGCTCCTTCAGCCTGGACGTCAAGGTGGACACGCCCGGGGACATGCAGAGGTACGACGAGCAGTCGAACCCGCTGTTCAACAAGGACGGCAGCCCGGTCGAGGTGCCGGGCCGGGTGGACGCCTACCGGTTCATGACCTTCTACCTGGACAGCGACAAGGCCAACTTCGAGGACTTCTACGGCAAGGTGGTGGACCCGGAGTGGCTGGCCGGCTCCGACCCCAACGCCATGGCGCTGCGGCAGGCCGACCAGGGCGAGCAGAAGCCGCCGTGCTGGCGGATCCTGCACCGGGTCACCTTCGTCAGCCGCAAGCTCCCGAAGGTGACCGGCGAGGCGGACGGCCCGCTGGAGCAGGCCATGCGCAGCGTGGACGTGGGCAGCAACTACGAGCTGCTGCGCCGGCTTGAGCCGCACGTGGATCCGGCGGTCACCGACCGGGACGGGCTCGCCGAGCAGGTGGCGGCGGCGATCGAGCTCGAACTCCCGGGCCTGAGCGCGCACGTGGAGACGATCACGGAGTACTTCGCGGCCTACTACGGGATCAAGTGACCCCGGTGGCATGACGGAGCGCCCGCCCTGACCTCGCGGTCGGGGCGGGCGCTGCGCGGCACCGGGGCTGGGGTCAGCCGCGGAACGGGTTGGCGAAGGAGGCGACGTAGCCGGGGGCGGGGGTGCCGACACCGGTGACGTCGTCGTAGCCCTTGGTGGCGCTCAGGGAGCTGTCGTGGCCGGCCGTGCGGACGGAGGTCACGGTGCCGCCGGAGGCGTCGGTGCCGTTGGCGAAGTCGACCCGGGCCTGGGCGATCGGGTGGTTCGCGCCGAGCGGGGTGTCGGTCACGTCGTGGATCACCCGGCTGTTGGCCCGCTCGTAGATCGAGGGGTTGGCGAAGCCGATCGGACGCTGCTTCGCCTGCTGCGCCAGCGCCTGGACGCCCGCGATGACCGGAGCGGCCAGCGAGGTGCCACCGATGCGGTACTGGTCGTAGCTGACCGACCCGTCGGCCCAGGTCTGGGTCTGACCGACCAGGAAGCCGGTGTTGGGGTCGGCGACGGCCGCGATGTCCGGGATGGTGCGCATCGCGGTCGGGCCGTTGGCCTTGGCGAGCGAGTCCGGCACGATGCCGCGCTGGTAGAACGGCTGCTTGACCGAGGTGCTGGTGCCACCGCCGGCGCCGCCGTTGAAGGCACCCGGCAGGTTGTCCCAGCCCTTGCCGTCGGCCGACAGCTTGGCCTTCAGGGTGCCCCAGCCGGTCTCGAACAGGTACTTGTCGTTCTTGCCGACCGCCAGCGAGGTGCCGCCGACCGCGGTGGCCCAGACCGAGTTGGCCGGGGTGGCGATCTGCTTGGTGCCGGTGTTGGCCGCCTCGTCGCCGTCGTCGCCCGAGGAGAAGTAGAAGCCGATGCCCTGGATCGCACCCATCATGAAGGTGTGGTCGTAGGCGGCCGCGGTGTCCGCGGTCTCGTTGGCCTCGACGTCGGCCCAGGAGTTGGAGACGATGTCGGCGAGGTGGTTGTCGACCACCTTGTTGAGGGCGTCCAGCAGGTCGGGGTCGTTGCAGGAGGCACCGGCCACGTAGACGATGTTGGCGTCCGGGGCCACCGCGTGCACGGCCTCGACGTCCAGCGACTCCTCGCCGTACCAGCCGGAGGCACCGCAGTCGGTGGTGCTGTTCCAGGCGGCCGGGAGCACCTCGGTGTACTGGCCCTTGCGGTAGGCCTGGTCGCCGTTGTTCTTGGCGTACTGGGCCGCGTCGGCCGCCATGGTCGGCGAGGCGTAGGCGTCCGTGATCGCCACGGTCACGCCCTTGCCGGTGAACTTGCCCGCGCCGTAGGCGGCACGGAGCTGCTTGCCGGTGTAGCCGTGGATCGCGTACGGGATCTTGGAGCCGTAGGCGTCCGGCAGCGTCTTGGCGACGTTCTGGCCGAAGTAGCTCGAGAACGGGCCGGAGTTGCGGAAGCCGGCGCCCGGGCCGGGCAGGGTGTCCTGCGGCTTGGCGGCGTGCGGCGTGTTGTCCAGGCCGGTCACGGTCAGCACGGCGTCGGCCAGCGCGGCCGGGGCCGAGGCGGCCTGGGCCGGGGCGTGGTAGGTGCGGCCGTTCTTGCGGAACTGGTGCAGCGTGGTGGCGAAGGCCGTGTGCACGGCGGCGGCGTCACCCGTCACGGATATGTAGTGCTGGTTGGTGCCGGTGACGGTCAGGCCGGCCGACTTGAGCCAGGCGGTGACGGCGTCGATCTGCTGCTTGGAGGCCCCGAAGCGCTGCTGGGCCTGGTCCGCCGACAGGTACTTGCCGTAGTGCGGCGAGTTCGGGTCGGAGACGGCCTGCGCGTAGGCGGCGAGCCCGGCGGCGTCCCGGCCGGCCAGGTAGACCCGGGCGCTGACCTGGGTGGAGTCGGCGGCGGCGCCCTGGTCGGCGGCGGCGTCGGTCCAGGCGGGCTTGGTACCGGCCAGCGCTGCGCGCCCGCCGGGCACGGTCTGTGCCTGGGCGACGGGAACGGCGGCGAGGGTGCCGACGAGCAGCGAGACGGTCGCGACCGCTGCCCGGATGCCCAGCTGGTGCCGGCTATGACGGTTGGACAAGGAGTCCCCCCTCAGGATGGACACACGGTGGTTCGTGCGTCTGACTGGAGCGGATCATAGCGGCGGGACAGGTGTGGTCAACAGGTATGGATCGGCTGAGTGTTCGGACTCAACCCGACGGTATGCAGAGGGTATTCCGACGCTTTGCATCCACTTGATGCTTTGTCGATAAAGTCCGCCGAATCGCTGCGTCGGCTGGGCCCGCAATAGCGCCCTTCCGGAGACCCTGCTGCTTCTTCACCGGAAGGGTCCCCGTTACGGTCGTCAGGAATCGCGGCGCCGCCGGTGTCGGCCGACACCGTGACCCCCACCGCCGCCACGCTCAACGTGCTGCCGGGGGCAGTACTCCGTCGCCCGCACCCGGGTCCTGGACAATGCCCGGATCCCCGCCGACGGTTCGCTCACGGTGAAGGCGGCCGGAGCATCCCCGCCCTGCCCCGCCGGTCTCCGCGCCGAGGGCGGCGAGCAGGCGCAGGCCGTCTTCGGCGGGGGTGCCGGGGAGGGCGGAGAGGACGACCAGCTCCAGGCCGGAGCCGTCGGGGAGGGAGAAGTTCTCCTGGTGGAGTTCGAGCCGGCCGACCATGGGGTGGTGGTAGGTCTTGCGGCCGTGGGTGCGCGCGCGGACGTCGGCGCGGGCCCAGAGGCGGCGGAAGCGGTCGCTGCCCATCGCCAACTCGCCGATCAGCGAGGCGAGTTTCCGGTCGTCCGGGTACTGGCCGGCGGCGAGCCGGAGGTGGCCGACCACGTCCAGGATGCAGTCGTCCCAGTCGGCGTAGATGCCGCGGTCGGCCTCCTCCAGGAAGATGTGCCGGGCGATGTTGAGCCCGGGCAGGTGCGAGCGGCTGTAGAGCAGCCGGGCGAGCTGGTTGCCGGCCAGCACGTCCAGCCGATGGTCCATCACGAAGGCGGCCGCGCTGGGCACCAGGTCGAGCACCCGCAGCAGCTCGGGCCGGACCCGCCCGCTCGGGGCCTTGGCCCGGCGGCGGGGCTGGCGGGCCAGCCGGTGCAGGTGCCCGCGCTCGATCTCGTCCAGGCCGAGGATGCCGGCCAGCGCGTCCAGCACCTGCTCGGAGGGCTGGGTGGCCCGGCCCTGCTCCAGCCGCACGTAGTAGTCGACGCTGACCCCGGACAGGTGCGCGACCTCCTCGCGCCGCAGCCCCTCGACCCGGCGCCGGCTGTCGGTGGTGATGCCGACCGAGGCCGGATCGACCCGAGCACGCCGGGTCCGCAGGAAGCCCGCAAGATCGTCCATGCGCTCCAGTATGACCGCGAACGGCCCCGCCGAAGGTGGCCCTGCCAGTACCAGGAACCCGGGTCCGACGGAAGCGGCGCCCCTGAACGGCGAGCCCCTCGGCACGAAGAATCGGAGCCGTCCTCGGAACGCTCCGGGGCCGACCCTGCGAAGGAGCCAGTCGTGAAGACCCTGATCGTGTACGCCCACCCCGAGCCCGACTCGCTCAACGGAGCGCTCAAGGACCTGGCGGTGAGCACCCTGGAGGCTGCCGGCCACGAGGTGCGGGTGAGTGATCTGTACGCGATGGAGTGGAAGGCGGTGGTGGACGCGGCGGACTACGGACCGTCCGCCTCAAGCCCGTTGAAGGTGGCGCGGGATTCGGGCCGGGCCTTCGACAGCGGCACGCTCACCCCCGACGTGCTGGCCGAGCAGGAGAAGCTGCGCTGGGCCGACACCGTCATCCTGCAGTTCCCGCTCTGGTGGTACTCGATGCCCGCGATCCTCAAGGGCTGGGTGGACCGGGTCCTCACCCGGCAGTTCGGCTACGGGGTGGGCGAGTACAGCGCCACCAAGTACGGCGAGCGGTTCGGCGAGGGCGCGCTGGCCGGGCGCCGGGCCCTGCTCTCGGTCACCGTCGGCGGCCCGGAGTCGCACTACGCCGCGCGGGGCATCAACGGCCCGATCGACGACCTTCTCTTCCCGATCCAGCACGGCATCCTCTACCACCCGGGCATCGAGGTGCTGCCGCCCTTCGTGCTCTACCGCGCCGACCGGCTGACCTCCGAGGAGTACCGGGACGCGGCCAAGGCCTGGCAGGAGCGGCTGCTCACCCTGGAGACGACCGAGCCGATCGCCTACCGGCGGCAGAACTTCGGCGAGTACGAGATCCCCGCGCTCACCTTGAAGGAGGGACTGGAGTCGACCGGGCGCAGCGGATTCGGGCTGCACGTGCGCAGTTGAGGGGTGGGGACGGGGGACGGGTGAGACGGCGGGCGGGTCCTTGGCCGGCACCGGTTCCGGCCAAGGACCCCGGCGGGATTACGGGTTCTTGATCTCGCGGGTCACCTTCGAGCCCCACGGGCACCAGCGGTTGCCGGGCAGCAGGGCGCCGCCGACCTCGCTCAGGTGGTCGTTGACGTAGGAGATGCTGGCGTCGCAGACCTCGGTGGCCATGCTGAAGAAGGAGATCGAGTTCGGGGCGAGCTGGTACTTCCAGGGCGAGTTGTACCAGGCCGGGGTCTTCACGACCGTGCCCATCACGCTGACGGCCTCGGTCTCGGTGCCGTTGACGATGTTCCGGGCCTGCTGGATCTTGGCCGGGTCGGTCAGCTTGATGACGAACGTCTCGGGACCGTCGACGAATTCGAAGTAGGCGGGCGCCGCGGTGGCGGCCGGCTGGGTGGTGGCGTTGGTGCTGGTCTGCGCGGCGATGGCGGGTTGCGCCAGCGCCAGGGTGACCATCGAGACCGCCGCGAGGGTACCGGCCTTGGTGAGGGTACGTCGCATTGTCTGGACCTCCTGTGAGTGGCGGGCCGCGTCCACGACCCGTCTGCCACGAACCGTAGGCAGCTCGGAGATCGAAATGCGAGGGAGATCGCCAAGACTTCCCCTCCGTACGCCAATGCCTTGGCAAAGCCTGCCCCATCGGGCCGTTGTCACCGGAGTCGGAAACCGGCGGAGCTGACCGGACGTCAGTAGTCGTTGGGGTGGAGTCCATCGTGCCCGGGCGACAGGAATTCACTTCGCGGACGAGCTGTGGCCACCTCCCTTTCACGGCACTGCCCGCCGACCGTGGTCGACGGGCAGTCACCGCGCGTAGAATCGAGCGCCGAAGAAATCAGGGCCGAGATCAGAGCTGGTAGAAGTCGGCGTAGTGGTCCGGGGAGTAGTAGACGGCGCCGGTGGTGAAGTCGACGACGATCCGGACGGCGTCGCGGTGGGCGCCGCAGCTGCGGGGGTAGACGTCGTACTCGTAGTAGGTGTCGCCGGAGGGGAGTTCACCCTCGTAGTTGGAGAACTGGCCGCCCGCGTAGCTGCACTGGCCGTTCGGCCAGTCGTACCAGCCGCGGCTGGTCGGGTAGCCCAGGTCGGACCAGGTCGAGTTGGCGTTGGCGGCAGTGGAACAGCCGGAGACGTTGCAGGAGCCGTAGACGGCCGCGTTGGCCGCCGGGCTGGCGATCACCGAGAGGCCGAGTACGGACGTGACGGCGGCGAGCATGACGCCGGCGCGCTTGGACCAAGAGAGCTGGGTGGACATCTGTACCTCCGAGTAGCTTTGCGGACTGACCGTCACCCTCCCGGCTGATTCTGGCCTTTCGATGTACCGCCGGTTACCGGTTGCGGTCGGTTGGCCCTCGAATTCGCCATGCTCATGCCGCGATCTGGTCAACGGCGGGTGGGCGGCCGTGGCTGCTGCTCGTTCTGGTCGGTGGCGAAGTGCCGCTTCGAGCCGCGGTGCCAGAGCAAGAGGAGAGCGGTGAGCGCGGTGAGGGCGAGCACCGCGCAGCAGGCGGTCAACGGGAGGTCGGCGGGTGTGAGCAGGGCCCGGAGTGAGGCGGCGACCGTCATCAGGCTGCCGGTGACCGTGGCGGCCACCCGGCCCCGAGGGTGGCCGCGCCGGCACTGCGTGGCCACCCAGACCCAGCAGGCCAGCGCGATGACCGCCGTCAGCGCGACGGCGACCGCACCCAGGGCGCTGGACGTCTGCCGGAGTTGCCCGTTGATGTCATCCGTGGAGGCGGCGGGGGCCTGGGCCGCGTGCAGGAGGCGGAAGGTGAGCAGGTACCCGGCCAGCGTGAGGGCCGCCATCCCGGCGGCCATCAGCAGGACGGCGGCCTGCACCGTCCGGGGCACCTCTCGCCAGCTGGTCCGGTGCCGCTCCGGTCCGAGCTTCGGCAGGGTGCCGGGCGGCGGCTCCTCGGCAAGTGGTGGCGGCTCCGCGGCGGGTGGGGGCGGAGCCGTCGGCGGCGGCTCCCGGGTCGGATCGAAGTACCTCAGGGACTCGCCGCGCCAGAGCAGGACGACCGAGGCGAGGGCGGGCGCGAGGAAGAGGACAGTGAGCGCGCGCGGGCCGGCGCCCTGGATCCGGCCGATGACCAGCAGCGTGACCAGGAATCCGATGCCTAGCGCGACGGTGGCGGCGCTGCGGGCGCGGGCGCTGCCGCGCGCGCAGAGCCAGGTGATCGGCAGCCAGCCCGCGAAGGAGACCGTCAACTCCACGGCCAGCAGCGCGGCGAAGGAGTCGACGGTCTGCGGGTAGGTGGCCAGTTGCTCGCTGCGGCGGACCAGGTGGGCGAGCTGGACGGTCGCGGGGAGGTAGAGCAGCATCGCCGACACCATGAGGCCGATCGCCCAGCGGACGGTGGCGGGAGTGGCCGGCCGGTGCGGTGCCGTCGGCTGGATGGCGGGGGAGACTTGCCGGTCCGGGTAGCCGCGCTCGGCGTGCGCCATCGCCCGCATGATCGCGACGGCGTACGTCCACTCCGTGCGCTGCGCGGCGCCCCAGACCGACCAGCCCTCGTCGGGGAGGTACAGCAGTACGTGCGCCGCGCCTGTCGGGTTGAGTTCGTAGATACCCTGGAAGACGGGCCAACCATTGACGAAGCAACAGAACTCGCCCCACCGTTCGGCGACGTCGGCCTGCGGCGGGCGACGCAGCAGGAGGCTGCGGATCGTCGTCCACGGAGTCCACGGGCGGTCCGGCGGGACGAGCAGGACGAGGGGGTGCGGCGGCATCCGCTCACCGATCATCTGTAATTCGTACTGGAAGCCGTCCCCCAGCTTCACCGGCGCGGCGGAGAGCACCACGGCACGGCTGGCTCGCGCGTACTGCTCGATCTCCACCTTCCACCGGTCTCGTGGGAAGGTGGAGAGGAACAGCTTGGCTGCGCCCAGGCTGGCCAGCCCGGCGGCGCTCGGGTCGTTGCCGGCCACCAGGGGGCCGAAGTGCTGGAAGCGCCAGGCGACCACCTCCTCGAACGGGAGCCGCCGCCGGAAGGACAGCGCGGTGATCAGGCCGCGCCGGTTGACCGGCCCGGCCCGGAGCTCGACGGCGTCGTCCTGGAAGGTGCGCAGGTAGAGGAAGTAGGGCCGCGGATCGGCGGCGAGCACCGCCGTGACCTGGGGCGAGCGGTGCCGGAGGGCCCACTGGTCGATCCGGCGGAGGACCCGGGCGTAGGCGAGGAGCAGCAGCCACCCCACGGCCACCGCGAGCAGGCCGAGGAGGTCGAGTGAGCCGCTCAGGAGTCCCAGGACGGGGACGGCGGTCAGGGCCGCCACGACCGGCACCAGGTAGACGAGCACCGGATAGAAGATCAGCCCGGCACCGGTCCGGGCCAGTGAACCGCTCAGGGAGTGCCGGTCCCGTGCCCCGCTGCCGCGCGGCGGGGAGTACATGGGGTGGGCCAGCCGGCGGCAGAGCGGCGTGAGGGCGAGGCCCAGCACCACCGAGCCGGGCACCAGCAGGTACCACGCGCCGCTGCCGTCGCCGTCCGGCTCACGGAGCCGGGTGACCAGGAAGAAGAAGGCCAGATAGCCCCCGGCGATCAGCAGCCCCCGCCGGGTCAGCACCACCAGACGCCAGCGCCGGGCCCGGCGTCGCAGCTCTGCCGCCTCGGGTCCGACGTCGTGCCAGTGGGGGGCGGGCCTGGGCACGTACCTCACCCGGTGCCGGTAGCGGCCGCCGGCGTAGAAGAGCAGGATCCCGGCCGACAGCGCGGCCGTGATCACCCGGCTGATCACGGCCACCCGCCGCTCCCCGGGCGCCCGGCCCGGGGAGGAGCAGTACGCGGAGCCCGTCTCGGCACATCGGCAGTCTCGCAGCGGCCGCCCGGGGCTGACAAGTATCAACTTCCCCGGAGGCAGGGGGAGATGGGAGTCTCAGAGGGCGAGGACCGGCCGGGTGGAGAAGTCTTCGTACATGCTCTCGCGGTCGGGCCCGTGGACGAAGTGAGCGGTGGGAAACGGCTCACGCTGAAGGTGAGCTGGCTGGATATGATCAAGGGATGACGACTGATCAGCGCCTCAAGGAAGCCGAACTCCACTACCACCGGGCCGTGTTCGGCGGTGAGAAGGCGGCACTGGCCTCGGCCGAGCGGCGGCTCGACGAGGTGGAGGCCGAGCTCGCGCTGACCCGGGGCAAGGTGGTGCACGCCCGCTTCCTCGCGGAACGGGTCGAGGATGCACGGGAGTTGGAGCTCTTCGAGCGGGCCGCCGAGCTGTATGCGCAGGTGGGTGACGTGCGGGGCGAGGGTGAGGCGGTCCTCTGGATCGGCATGTTCCACCAGGTCGTCCGGGACGCGGAGGAGCTCGCGCTGCCGTACTTCCACCGGGCACACGAGCTCGCCGAGGCAGCGGGGGACGACCTGACCCGGTCCTACGTCCTGCGACACCTCGGCTTCGCCGCCCACATGGCCGGCCGCCTGCCCGAGGCCCGCGCCCACTTCGAGGAGTCCACCCGGCTGCGCCGCGAGCTCGACTTCCCCGCCGGAGTCGCCGCGAACCTGATCGGGCTCGCGTACCTCGCCGCCCAGGAGGATCGCCGGCCGGAGGCGGCGAGGCTGCTCGCCGAGGCCACCGAGTTGGCCACCTCGGCCGATGCGCACGGCGTCCTGGGATGGATCGCCGGAGCCCGGGAGGAGCTGGGCCTGGCGGCCGGCTGAGCAGCGCGCTGCGGTTGGATGGACGGATGGGACGTGAACGGGGAGGTAAGCGGGTGCCGTTCGGCAGACCGGCGTGGATCGTGGTGCTGGCCACGCCGGACGGCTTCCGTCAGAGCATCCGGACCGTGGACGGCGGGTTGGTCTGCGGGAAGCTGCCCGGGCTGCCGGTGGACGCGGCGGAGGTGCTGGTCCTGGAGACGGCTGCCGCGATGGTGCGGGAGCTCGGGACGGAGTTCCACGGGGAGGTGCTGGACGTGGTCTGGGAGGCGGACTCGGCACCCGGCTACTGGCGCGGGCAGGTGCGGCAGCGTTCCTGACCCCGGGAGGTGTCGCTCGGCGGGGTGCCGGGACGAGCGTTCCGCCGGTCAGGGCTGCTTCGGGCGGGTGAGGAGGCGGCCGGCCAGACCGGCGGCTGCGCCCCAGAGGGCGGCGAGGGGGACGGTGATCAGCAGGTCGGGGGTGAGGGAGAGGCCGCCGGTGCCGCCGAGGCCGAGGAGGGAGAGGCCGACGGCGGCGTGGAGGCGGGTGAGGTGGCTGATCAGGAGCATGGCGAGGGCGAAGGCTGCCGCGAGGTGGGCCGCGTGGCGCCAGTGGGGGAGGGCGAGGGGGCGGGCATGGCGGGCGGCGGCCAGGCCGGTGAGGAGGAGGGCTGCGGCGGCGAGGGGGAGGAGGAGCCAGGTGCGGGCGTCCTGCTGGGTGAGGGTGGCGAGGTCGAGGGTGACGTCGCGGGAGTCGGAGGTGTGCAGGACGGCGGCCAGGGCGTGCGGCATCGGCAGGCCGAGGGCGTCGTCCACGTGGCCGTGCCAGGAGCCGCCGAGGCCCAGGCCGAGGGCGAGCCAGACGAGGTTGGGCAGGCCGAGCAGGAGGACGGCC from Kitasatospora sp. MMS16-BH015 encodes:
- a CDS encoding protease pro-enzyme activation domain-containing protein; the protein is MSNRHSRHQLGIRAAVATVSLLVGTLAAVPVAQAQTVPGGRAALAGTKPAWTDAAADQGAAADSTQVSARVYLAGRDAAGLAAYAQAVSDPNSPHYGKYLSADQAQQRFGASKQQIDAVTAWLKSAGLTVTGTNQHYISVTGDAAAVHTAFATTLHQFRKNGRTYHAPAQAASAPAALADAVLTVTGLDNTPHAAKPQDTLPGPGAGFRNSGPFSSYFGQNVAKTLPDAYGSKIPYAIHGYTGKQLRAAYGAGKFTGKGVTVAITDAYASPTMAADAAQYAKNNGDQAYRKGQYTEVLPAAWNSTTDCGASGWYGEESLDVEAVHAVAPDANIVYVAGASCNDPDLLDALNKVVDNHLADIVSNSWADVEANETADTAAAYDHTFMMGAIQGIGFYFSSGDDGDEAANTGTKQIATPANSVWATAVGGTSLAVGKNDKYLFETGWGTLKAKLSADGKGWDNLPGAFNGGAGGGTSTSVKQPFYQRGIVPDSLAKANGPTAMRTIPDIAAVADPNTGFLVGQTQTWADGSVSYDQYRIGGTSLAAPVIAGVQALAQQAKQRPIGFANPSIYERANSRVIHDVTDTPLGANHPIAQARVDFANGTDASGGTVTSVRTAGHDSSLSATKGYDDVTGVGTPAPGYVASFANPFRG
- a CDS encoding helix-turn-helix transcriptional regulator, encoding MDDLAGFLRTRRARVDPASVGITTDSRRRVEGLRREEVAHLSGVSVDYYVRLEQGRATQPSEQVLDALAGILGLDEIERGHLHRLARQPRRRAKAPSGRVRPELLRVLDLVPSAAAFVMDHRLDVLAGNQLARLLYSRSHLPGLNIARHIFLEEADRGIYADWDDCILDVVGHLRLAAGQYPDDRKLASLIGELAMGSDRFRRLWARADVRARTHGRKTYHHPMVGRLELHQENFSLPDGSGLELVVLSALPGTPAEDGLRLLAALGAETGGAGRGCSGRLHRERTVGGDPGIVQDPGAGDGVLPPAAR
- a CDS encoding NAD(P)H-dependent oxidoreductase, coding for MKTLIVYAHPEPDSLNGALKDLAVSTLEAAGHEVRVSDLYAMEWKAVVDAADYGPSASSPLKVARDSGRAFDSGTLTPDVLAEQEKLRWADTVILQFPLWWYSMPAILKGWVDRVLTRQFGYGVGEYSATKYGERFGEGALAGRRALLSVTVGGPESHYAARGINGPIDDLLFPIQHGILYHPGIEVLPPFVLYRADRLTSEEYRDAAKAWQERLLTLETTEPIAYRRQNFGEYEIPALTLKEGLESTGRSGFGLHVRS
- a CDS encoding calmodulin-binding protein, with amino-acid sequence MRRTLTKAGTLAAVSMVTLALAQPAIAAQTSTNATTQPAATAAPAYFEFVDGPETFVIKLTDPAKIQQARNIVNGTETEAVSVMGTVVKTPAWYNSPWKYQLAPNSISFFSMATEVCDASISYVNDHLSEVGGALLPGNRWCPWGSKVTREIKNP
- a CDS encoding ribonuclease domain-containing protein, with translation MSTQLSWSKRAGVMLAAVTSVLGLSVIASPAANAAVYGSCNVSGCSTAANANSTWSDLGYPTSRGWYDWPNGQCSYAGGQFSNYEGELPSGDTYYEYDVYPRSCGAHRDAVRIVVDFTTGAVYYSPDHYADFYQL
- a CDS encoding tetratricopeptide repeat protein, producing MTTDQRLKEAELHYHRAVFGGEKAALASAERRLDEVEAELALTRGKVVHARFLAERVEDARELELFERAAELYAQVGDVRGEGEAVLWIGMFHQVVRDAEELALPYFHRAHELAEAAGDDLTRSYVLRHLGFAAHMAGRLPEARAHFEESTRLRRELDFPAGVAANLIGLAYLAAQEDRRPEAARLLAEATELATSADAHGVLGWIAGAREELGLAAG